In Gimesia sp., the following are encoded in one genomic region:
- a CDS encoding FecR domain-containing protein, with amino-acid sequence MLSPQEQEELMHLCWEYQYGSLNPRQAARLEKMVLSHDAARDLFVQYAGMCANLEWEGIVDPGPLGRSTTYDPLPSGELRTIPDYLPEKQGNRRWALLLSSATLFAFCLLGVGYLVYSQANRQNPPAYQAQIIRLQEAHWATGKRNWLQNQRLRTGDQLHLEQGLVELETVSGARIVLKGPARLNAIGPDQFRLNQGHLFAHVPPAARGLTIETPTSRVIDLGTRFGLVVNPSHETEVHVIQGLVRFNLLDTAREITETQDLTENTAVRVQPESETITRIEASPEIFVQNLARNEPRIVAHWKLNEPESSVTARDSGDHQLDLNVMAETGHSPFTGKPAPHNSSTAAGPFRSQLHKLFRTLNTTEAELFDLKRFTITLWARNPSRDRQGDSDTLFHYRNTRLHSTSQLNLYSDSNSGRLGFGFLDAANQYHSWQTNQNIRWDQDRWYRIVFTYDANTPAPNDSIVTYTRTPEFAATPDLQQTFTNIQDILPLSPGGVLAVGGSTLTDISRHWGGEIADVRFIRGIPDRFSDSQAQPALIADP; translated from the coding sequence ATGCTGTCTCCTCAGGAACAGGAAGAATTGATGCACCTCTGCTGGGAATACCAGTACGGTTCACTCAATCCGCGACAGGCCGCACGACTGGAAAAAATGGTACTCAGCCATGACGCCGCCCGCGACCTCTTCGTGCAGTATGCTGGCATGTGCGCCAACCTGGAATGGGAAGGCATTGTCGATCCCGGTCCGCTGGGACGATCGACTACCTACGATCCTCTCCCCTCTGGAGAATTGCGCACGATCCCCGACTACCTCCCGGAAAAACAGGGAAACCGGAGATGGGCACTCCTGCTCAGCTCAGCCACGCTCTTCGCATTTTGCCTGCTGGGAGTTGGCTACCTGGTTTATTCCCAAGCGAATCGCCAGAATCCTCCTGCCTATCAGGCACAAATCATCCGGCTCCAGGAGGCACACTGGGCGACAGGCAAGCGAAACTGGCTACAAAATCAACGCCTGCGCACCGGAGATCAGCTCCACCTGGAGCAAGGTCTTGTCGAACTGGAAACGGTTTCCGGCGCCCGGATCGTTCTTAAAGGACCTGCCCGACTGAATGCAATCGGCCCTGATCAGTTCCGTTTAAACCAGGGCCATCTGTTTGCACATGTACCTCCCGCTGCCCGAGGCCTCACCATCGAAACTCCCACTTCGCGCGTCATTGACCTGGGAACACGTTTCGGCCTGGTCGTCAATCCGTCCCATGAAACCGAGGTGCATGTTATCCAGGGACTTGTCCGGTTTAATCTGCTTGACACAGCTCGTGAAATCACAGAGACGCAGGATCTGACCGAAAACACAGCTGTTCGGGTACAACCTGAATCGGAAACGATCACCCGAATTGAAGCTTCACCCGAAATCTTCGTACAGAACCTGGCCAGAAACGAACCCCGGATCGTTGCCCACTGGAAACTCAACGAACCAGAATCATCCGTCACGGCACGCGACTCGGGAGATCACCAACTGGATCTGAATGTCATGGCTGAAACAGGACATTCTCCCTTTACAGGCAAACCGGCGCCACATAATTCTTCAACTGCAGCCGGACCGTTTCGATCACAGTTACATAAACTGTTTCGGACGCTGAATACCACCGAAGCAGAACTATTCGATCTCAAGCGATTCACAATCACGCTCTGGGCACGCAACCCCAGCCGTGATCGCCAGGGGGACTCCGACACACTGTTTCATTATCGTAATACCCGACTGCACAGCACCTCTCAATTGAACCTGTACTCCGACAGCAACTCAGGCAGACTGGGCTTCGGTTTTCTGGATGCGGCGAACCAATATCATTCCTGGCAAACCAATCAGAATATTCGCTGGGATCAAGATCGCTGGTACCGGATTGTCTTCACTTACGATGCCAACACCCCAGCTCCGAACGACAGTATTGTGACGTACACACGCACCCCCGAATTTGCTGCTACCCCCGATTTGCAGCAGACATTTACCAATATCCAAGACATTCTGCCTCTCTCACCGGGGGGAGTTCTGGCGGTGGGAGGCTCCACGCTTACCGACATCTCCCGGCACTGGGGAGGCGAGATTGCCGACGTACGGTTTATTCGAGGCATCCCCGACCGCTTCTCAGATTCGCAGGCACAACCAGCGTTGATCGCAGATCCATAA
- a CDS encoding sigma-70 family RNA polymerase sigma factor — MAVATDRTTEFIMLFSRHSQRIYRFIRSLVDNRTDAEEIYQNTCTVLWARFDTFETGSNFWAWSCQIVRYEVLNYRRRQNLERHIFSDEFYNRVAENAMVSIDELDQQQAALSVCFELLTDRQREVLEKIYEPDASPISVARELKRTPNAIYKIMRRAHELLLSCIQRRLNSGDLF, encoded by the coding sequence ATGGCGGTAGCAACCGACCGCACAACTGAATTCATCATGCTGTTCTCCCGGCACAGCCAGAGAATCTACCGGTTCATCAGATCGCTGGTAGATAATCGAACTGATGCCGAAGAGATCTATCAGAATACGTGCACCGTACTCTGGGCCAGGTTTGATACGTTCGAAACCGGATCCAATTTCTGGGCCTGGAGTTGTCAGATCGTTCGATATGAAGTCCTGAATTATCGTCGGCGTCAAAATCTGGAACGACATATTTTCTCTGACGAATTCTATAACCGGGTCGCGGAAAATGCCATGGTCTCTATTGATGAACTGGATCAGCAGCAGGCAGCATTATCAGTCTGCTTTGAACTATTGACCGATCGGCAGCGGGAAGTGCTGGAGAAAATCTACGAACCCGATGCCAGCCCCATCTCGGTGGCCCGGGAACTGAAACGCACCCCTAATGCCATTTATAAAATAATGCGTCGCGCGCATGAACTGCTTTTGAGCTGCATTCAGCGTCGCCTGAATTCAGGGGATCTATTCTGA
- a CDS encoding GNAT family N-acetyltransferase translates to MQFREISWQSDEYQQACELRNTILRRPLGMNLLQEDLSGEAEYLHFGMFESDRLVAYVLAVPLKTGWAKLRQMAVSNECQGQGIGRRLIESVEDCLVKQGFQVVELDARREAVGFYEKLGYTPEGDEFISVTIPHQRMTKVIAAD, encoded by the coding sequence ATGCAATTTAGAGAAATCTCCTGGCAGTCCGACGAATATCAACAGGCTTGCGAACTCAGGAATACCATTTTACGGCGCCCTCTCGGGATGAATCTGTTACAGGAAGATCTCTCCGGTGAAGCGGAATATTTGCATTTCGGAATGTTTGAATCGGATCGGCTGGTGGCATATGTTCTCGCTGTGCCTCTGAAAACAGGGTGGGCTAAACTGAGGCAGATGGCGGTGTCGAATGAGTGTCAGGGGCAGGGGATTGGCAGGCGTTTGATTGAGTCGGTAGAAGATTGTCTGGTAAAGCAAGGGTTCCAGGTTGTGGAGCTTGATGCCCGGCGGGAAGCGGTCGGCTTTTATGAGAAGCTGGGCTACACCCCGGAGGGGGATGAGTTCATTTCGGTGACGATTCCACATCAACGCATGACGAAAGTGATTGCTGCTGACTGA
- a CDS encoding DUF1501 domain-containing protein, with protein MHRLQRRDFLYGMSASLGTVAFNALLQAEQKTEPKQQNLIDGPPLAPRDPHLKPRAKACIFLFMEGGPSHIDTFDPKPALEKLHLKEFVREDKQVSAMASGKRYYIKSPFQHHQAGESGISLSEHFSHLSEVADDLCVYHGLQAESINHPTACYHMNTGNRFGGDPAIGSWMTYGLGTENQNLPAFIVLPEVAYPQGGAANWSNGFLPAYFQGTALRSTGSPILDLNPPPNVTRATQRKNLDLLAKLNQQDQQRHPHEEVLAARMESYELAFRMQTQVPDIINLESETQQTQDMYGLGQKETDSFGRRCLLARKLVESGVRFVQIYAAGWDSHDFLERSHKARMQAVDQPIAALLKDLKARGLLDETLVVWTGEFGRSPDNGIRSGRQAAGRDHNAKGMAMWLAGGGVKAGHRIGATDEIGDHAVEVVNPIRNLHVTLEHIMGLDDNQLTYFHEGRFKVLSQTGGAVIKELLG; from the coding sequence ATGCACCGATTACAACGACGCGATTTTCTCTATGGCATGAGCGCCAGTCTGGGCACCGTCGCTTTCAATGCGCTGCTGCAGGCCGAACAGAAAACAGAGCCGAAGCAGCAGAACCTGATCGACGGACCGCCGCTCGCCCCCCGCGATCCGCATCTGAAACCGCGAGCCAAAGCCTGTATCTTTCTGTTTATGGAAGGTGGTCCCAGCCACATCGACACCTTCGATCCCAAGCCGGCCCTGGAAAAGCTGCACCTCAAAGAATTCGTTCGCGAAGACAAACAGGTCTCCGCGATGGCCAGTGGCAAACGTTACTATATTAAAAGTCCGTTTCAGCATCACCAGGCAGGCGAATCGGGCATTTCACTCAGCGAGCATTTCTCGCACCTCTCGGAAGTTGCCGATGACCTCTGCGTCTATCACGGTCTTCAGGCCGAATCGATCAACCACCCGACCGCCTGCTACCACATGAATACCGGCAACCGATTCGGCGGTGATCCCGCGATCGGCTCCTGGATGACCTATGGTCTGGGCACCGAAAATCAAAACCTGCCCGCGTTCATCGTCCTCCCCGAAGTGGCCTACCCGCAGGGAGGCGCTGCTAACTGGTCCAACGGGTTTCTGCCCGCTTACTTCCAGGGAACCGCACTCCGTTCAACGGGCTCACCAATTCTCGACCTGAATCCGCCCCCGAATGTTACCCGCGCGACTCAGCGAAAAAATCTTGATCTGCTGGCGAAATTAAATCAGCAGGATCAGCAGCGGCATCCGCACGAAGAGGTTCTCGCAGCCCGCATGGAATCATACGAACTTGCATTCCGGATGCAGACCCAGGTTCCGGATATCATCAACCTCGAATCAGAAACCCAGCAGACTCAGGACATGTACGGTCTGGGACAGAAAGAGACCGACAGCTTCGGTCGCCGCTGCCTGCTGGCGCGGAAACTCGTCGAATCGGGAGTGCGTTTCGTGCAGATCTACGCCGCCGGCTGGGATTCGCATGACTTTCTGGAACGTTCTCACAAAGCCCGCATGCAGGCCGTCGATCAGCCGATTGCGGCCCTGCTGAAAGACCTCAAAGCACGCGGGCTGCTGGATGAAACGCTCGTCGTCTGGACTGGGGAATTCGGTCGCTCGCCCGACAATGGCATCCGCAGTGGCAGACAGGCCGCCGGTCGGGACCATAATGCGAAAGGCATGGCCATGTGGCTGGCGGGGGGGGGCGTCAAAGCCGGTCATCGCATCGGGGCCACCGACGAAATCGGCGACCATGCCGTCGAAGTCGTCAACCCGATTCGTAATCTACATGTCACACTCGAACACATCATGGGGCTCGACGACAACCAGCTGACCTACTTCCACGAAGGCCGGTTTAAAGTCCTCAGCCAGACCGGGGGCGCTGTGATTAAAGAGCTGCTCGGCTGA
- a CDS encoding PSD1 and planctomycete cytochrome C domain-containing protein, translating to MRALTLHDTLRLLFLLGSGLLCSFLSPESTDAEETKLTPQETFFLRKVRPLLELKCLGCHGATPDDIKGEYNMLTRAALIKGGESDEPAVIIGKPEESPFWNAVTWKDDSIQMPPQERNRLSDTEIDVIKQWITDGAVWTDKSLPAPSSSDASSTREIVMSTSGGQSPTWTNRTYEPEEVWAYQPIQRPDVPWQALTKTPASQRHPIDAFIQRKLQEKKLTSSPPADRKTLLRRASYDLTGLPPSRDKIDSFTNQKSSEAWSQTIQRLLDSPHYGEQMTQMWIDIVRYADTSGFANDYERPNAWRYRDYLVRSFNADKPYNRFIIEQLAGDELDPTDPEMLIATGFLRSGPWEHTGMSVAAVTRQLFLDDITQSVGVSFLAHSFRCAKCHDHKFDPVPTRDYYRIQAVFAPVQFADRKVAYQPFENISGFDHMKVRTEKLLAETKAQQEQFKQKTDAAIAAWLKENGYKNLKQVAADKRPPLRWFGLTELEKSLFKINNKRIDYFERELKRYEPYCFSVYNGPSNNFRSTKAVNLIPGPKQRKGNVEEIFILAGGAITAPTDKVTPGVLSAMAGSNDRQSPNAWNTIPNTADGRRLALARWIASSNNTLTARVIVNRIWQMHFGTGLVATPNNFGQKGAKPSHPELLDWLATWFMDHGWSIKQLHHLIMTSNTYQQSSRPIDAELVSSLDSSNQWLSHFPTRRLTAEQIRDSLLTITGELNPEMGGPGVFPEINWEVALQPRHIMGSVAPAYQPMPEPKQRNRRTLYAFRYRTLSDPMLDVFNRPGSEISCERRDETTVTPQVFALFNGQFTHDRAIALAHEISEKNLALPEAVSQAFQQVTLRAPTPEELQLALTHVKEMQDYHTARPTKPIPLPREVKRSMIEELTGESFTWTEKLDLTENYIQDLKPWDVDAETRALAELCLVLMNSNEFIYLR from the coding sequence ATGCGTGCGCTCACACTTCATGATACCTTGAGGCTTTTGTTCCTTCTGGGGTCTGGTCTGCTCTGCAGCTTCCTGTCGCCGGAATCAACGGACGCAGAAGAAACAAAGCTCACGCCGCAGGAAACATTCTTCCTCCGCAAAGTCCGCCCCCTGCTCGAACTAAAATGTCTGGGCTGTCATGGTGCTACCCCCGACGACATCAAGGGGGAATATAACATGCTTACCCGCGCGGCACTGATCAAAGGGGGCGAATCGGATGAACCCGCGGTGATCATCGGCAAACCGGAAGAAAGTCCCTTCTGGAACGCCGTCACCTGGAAAGATGACAGCATCCAGATGCCGCCACAGGAACGAAACCGCCTGAGTGATACGGAAATCGATGTTATCAAACAATGGATCACAGACGGTGCCGTCTGGACTGACAAGAGCCTGCCTGCCCCAAGTTCGAGTGACGCCAGTTCTACCCGGGAAATCGTCATGTCTACTTCCGGCGGTCAGTCTCCCACCTGGACGAATCGGACTTACGAACCGGAAGAGGTATGGGCCTATCAACCAATCCAACGACCGGACGTCCCCTGGCAGGCCCTGACGAAAACGCCTGCTTCCCAACGGCATCCAATCGACGCCTTTATTCAGCGTAAGCTCCAGGAAAAGAAGTTAACTTCCTCTCCCCCCGCTGACCGCAAAACGCTACTCCGACGGGCCAGTTATGATCTGACCGGACTTCCTCCTTCACGTGACAAAATCGATTCCTTCACGAATCAGAAATCCTCCGAAGCCTGGTCGCAGACCATTCAACGTCTGCTGGACAGCCCACACTACGGCGAACAGATGACCCAGATGTGGATCGACATCGTCCGCTACGCCGACACCAGCGGTTTTGCCAACGACTACGAACGTCCCAATGCCTGGCGTTATCGCGATTACCTGGTACGCAGTTTCAATGCTGACAAGCCTTATAATCGTTTTATCATTGAACAGCTCGCCGGTGATGAACTCGATCCCACCGATCCTGAAATGCTGATCGCCACCGGCTTCCTGCGGAGCGGCCCCTGGGAACATACCGGCATGAGCGTCGCCGCGGTGACCCGCCAGCTGTTTCTGGATGACATTACACAAAGTGTTGGCGTCAGTTTCCTGGCACACAGTTTTCGCTGTGCCAAATGCCATGACCACAAATTCGACCCCGTCCCCACCCGCGACTACTATCGCATTCAGGCCGTCTTTGCCCCCGTGCAGTTCGCCGACCGTAAAGTCGCCTACCAGCCATTTGAAAACATCTCCGGCTTCGACCATATGAAGGTTCGCACGGAAAAACTGCTTGCCGAGACCAAAGCACAGCAGGAACAGTTCAAGCAGAAGACCGACGCTGCAATCGCAGCCTGGCTGAAAGAGAACGGCTACAAAAACCTGAAGCAGGTTGCCGCCGACAAACGGCCACCCCTTCGCTGGTTTGGCTTAACCGAGCTCGAAAAGAGTCTGTTCAAAATCAACAACAAACGCATTGACTACTTCGAGCGGGAACTCAAACGCTACGAACCGTACTGCTTCAGCGTCTATAACGGTCCGTCGAATAACTTCCGCTCCACCAAAGCGGTTAACCTGATCCCCGGCCCCAAACAACGTAAAGGTAATGTCGAAGAGATTTTCATTCTCGCCGGTGGTGCCATCACCGCTCCTACGGATAAAGTCACTCCCGGCGTACTCAGCGCTATGGCGGGTTCCAATGACCGTCAGAGCCCCAACGCCTGGAATACCATTCCCAATACAGCCGATGGACGACGACTCGCACTGGCCCGCTGGATTGCCAGTTCGAACAACACACTCACCGCCCGTGTCATCGTCAACCGCATCTGGCAGATGCATTTCGGCACCGGTCTGGTCGCCACCCCCAACAACTTCGGCCAAAAGGGCGCTAAGCCCTCTCATCCCGAACTGCTGGACTGGCTGGCGACCTGGTTCATGGATCACGGCTGGTCAATCAAACAGCTGCATCACCTGATCATGACTTCCAACACTTATCAGCAGAGCAGTCGACCTATCGATGCGGAGCTGGTCTCGAGCCTTGATTCCAGCAACCAATGGCTCTCCCACTTTCCGACACGTCGCCTGACTGCCGAACAGATTCGCGACTCGTTGCTGACAATCACGGGTGAACTGAATCCGGAAATGGGCGGTCCCGGTGTCTTCCCGGAAATCAACTGGGAAGTCGCGCTCCAGCCTCGGCACATCATGGGTTCGGTCGCTCCCGCGTATCAGCCCATGCCTGAACCGAAACAGCGCAATCGCCGGACTCTATACGCCTTCCGCTACCGAACGCTGTCCGATCCGATGCTCGACGTTTTCAATCGCCCCGGAAGTGAAATTTCCTGCGAACGTCGTGACGAAACCACTGTCACTCCCCAGGTCTTTGCTCTGTTTAATGGGCAGTTCACCCATGATCGTGCCATCGCTCTGGCTCATGAAATCAGTGAGAAAAACCTGGCACTGCCTGAGGCCGTTTCGCAGGCCTTCCAGCAGGTGACGCTCCGTGCGCCTACTCCAGAGGAACTGCAACTGGCGTTGACGCATGTCAAAGAAATGCAGGACTACCACACCGCCCGTCCCACGAAACCAATTCCGCTTCCGCGGGAAGTCAAGCGGTCGATGATCGAAGAATTGACAGGTGAGTCTTTTACCTGGACCGAAAAGCTGGATCTGACTGAAAACTATATTCAGGATCTCAAACCCTGGGATGTCGACGCCGAAACCCGGGCGCTGGCCGAACTCTGCCTGGTCCTGATGAACTCCAACGAATTCATTTATCTGCGGTAA
- a CDS encoding DUF1080 domain-containing protein, whose amino-acid sequence MNIRLNKSLIILSACTALSLFSQGSLPAQNKVKKQVKEQLEVKPGSVTDGAIVEIPPEDKLHPGYTSLFNGKDLSGWKVPEGDNGHWKVEDGVIDYDAQSESKGDKNLWTEKEYGDFILSMEWRIKETTGLYKVPIVLSDGSELKDADGKVITVELPNADSGIYLRGTPKAQVNIWCWPIGSGEVYSYRRNQSVAPEVRAGVTPKVNADNPVGEWNKFIIIMVKDRLTVILNNKMVLENAQLPDVPEKGPIALQHHGGKLKDGTFSPASSLMQFRNIYIKELD is encoded by the coding sequence ATGAATATCCGGCTCAATAAGTCGTTAATAATTCTGAGTGCATGCACTGCTTTGAGTCTGTTCTCTCAGGGAAGTCTCCCCGCACAGAACAAAGTCAAGAAGCAGGTGAAAGAACAGTTGGAAGTAAAGCCTGGTTCGGTTACAGATGGTGCCATTGTCGAGATTCCACCCGAAGACAAACTGCATCCGGGGTACACTTCTCTGTTCAATGGAAAAGATCTGAGCGGCTGGAAAGTGCCGGAAGGGGATAACGGGCACTGGAAAGTTGAAGATGGTGTCATCGACTATGACGCTCAGAGTGAATCCAAGGGAGATAAAAATCTCTGGACCGAGAAAGAATACGGCGATTTCATTTTAAGTATGGAATGGCGGATCAAAGAGACGACCGGTCTGTATAAGGTTCCGATCGTGCTGTCAGATGGATCGGAACTGAAAGACGCGGACGGCAAAGTCATCACCGTTGAACTGCCAAATGCTGATTCAGGTATTTACCTGCGAGGAACTCCCAAAGCCCAGGTCAATATCTGGTGCTGGCCGATCGGATCTGGAGAAGTTTACTCGTACCGCCGCAATCAGTCGGTTGCTCCGGAAGTCCGGGCCGGTGTGACTCCCAAAGTGAACGCCGATAATCCTGTAGGAGAATGGAACAAGTTCATCATCATCATGGTCAAGGATCGTCTGACCGTGATTCTGAATAACAAGATGGTCCTCGAGAATGCCCAACTGCCCGACGTGCCCGAGAAAGGTCCGATTGCGCTGCAGCATCATGGAGGAAAACTGAAAGATGGTACTTTCAGCCCGGCCAGCAGTCTGATGCAGTTCCGTAATATTTACATCAAGGAACTTGATTAG